The following are encoded together in the Balaenoptera acutorostrata chromosome 9, mBalAcu1.1, whole genome shotgun sequence genome:
- the PATL1 gene encoding protein PAT1 homolog 1: MFRYESLEDCPLDEDEDAFQGLGEEDEEIDQFNDDTFGSGAVDDDWQEAHERLAELEEKLPVVVNEQTGNGERDEMDLLGDHEENLAERLSKMVIENELEDPAIMRAVQTRPVLQPRPGSLNSSIWDGSEVLRRIRGPLLAQEMPTVSVLEYALPQRPPQGPEDDRDVSERALPRRSTSPIIGSPPVRAVPIGTPPKQMAVPSFNQQILCPKPVHVRPPMPPRYPAPYGDRMSPNQLCSVPNSSLLGHPFPPSVPPVLSPLQRAQLLGGAQLQPGRMSPSQFARVPGFVGSPLAAMNPKLLQGRVGQMLPPAPGFRAFFSAPAPATPPPPQQHPPGPGPHLQNLRSQAPMFRPDTTHLHPQHRRLLHQRQQQNRNQHRNLNGAGDRGSHRSSHQDHLRKDPYANLMLQREKDWVSKIQMMQLQSTDPYLDDFYYQNYFEKLEKLSAAEEVQGDAPKKERTKLITPQVAKLEHTYKPVQFEGSLGKLTVSSVNNPRKMIDAVVTSRSEDDETKEKQVRDKRRKTLVIIEKTYSLLLDVEDYERRYLLSLEEERPALMDERKHKICSMYDNLRGKLPGQERPSDDHFVQIMCIRKGKRMVARILPFLSTEQAADILMTTARNLPFLIKKDAQDEVLPCLLSPFSLLLYHLPSVTVTSLLQQLMNLPQSAAAPAPANPHLTAVLQNKFGLSLLLVVLSRGEDLQSSDPTSESTQSNQWTEVMFMATRELLRIPQAALAKPISIPTNLVSLFSRYVDRQKLNLLETKLQLVQGIR; this comes from the exons ATGATGATTGGCAGGAAGCACATGAGCGCCTGGCTGAATTGGAAGAGAAGCTGCCTGTGGTAGTTAATGAACAAACAGGCAATGGAGAAAGGGATGAGATGGACTTGTTGGGTGATCATGAGGAGAATCTGGCAGAAAGGCTCAGTAAGATGGTGATTGAAAATGAACTAGAGGATCCAGCTATCATGAGGGCAGTACAGACCAGGCCAGTGTTGCAA cCCCGACCAGGAAGTCTCAATTCCAGCATCTGGGATGGATCTGAAGTTCTGAGGCGAATCCGAGGACCACTGCTTGCTCAG GAAATGCCTACAGTGTCTGTGTTAGAATATGCCTTGCCTCAGAGGCCCCCACAGGGCCCAGAAGATGATCGGGACGTTTCTGAGCGTGCATTACCGAGGCGGTCAACGTCGCCTATCATTGGGAGTCCTCCTGTTAGAGCTGTCCCCATAGGCACCCCACCTAAGCAGATGGCTGTACCCAGCTTCAACCAACAG ATTCTGTGTCCGAAGCCTGTCCATGTTCGACCCCCAATGCCACCACGCTATCCTGCTCCCTACGGTGATAGGATGTCTCCAAACCAGCTCTGCAGTGTCCCG aactctTCCCTACTGGGTCACCCTTTCCCTCCTAGTGTTCCTCCTGTTCTCAGCCCCCTGCAGAGAGCACAGCTTCTTGGAGGAGCACAG CTACAGCCTGGACGGATGTCTCCCAGCCAGTTTGCACGGGTCCCTGGATTTGTTGGTAGTCCACTTGCTGCCATGAATCCCAAGTTGCTGCAAGGGCGAGTTGGGCAGATGCTTCCCCCAGCACCAGGCTTCCGTGCCTTCTTTAGTGCTCCAGCCCCCGCTACACCGCCGCCTCCTCAGCAGCACCCTCCTGGCCCAGGGCCTCACCTGCAAAACCTAAG ATCACAGGCCCCAATGTTTAGACCAGACACAACCCACCTTCATCCACAGCACCGTCGACTCTTGCATCAGAGACAGCAACAGAATAGAAA TCAGCATCGGAATCTCAATGGTGCAGGAGATAGAGGAAGTCACCGGAGCAGTCATCAGGATCATCTCCGAAAGGATCCGTACGCCAATCTCATGTTGCAGCGAGAAAAAGATTGGGTCTCTAAAATCCAGATGATGCAGCTGCAAAGCACTGATCCCTACCTGGATGATTTTTATTACCAG aattattttgaaaaactggAGAAACTGTCAGCTGCTGAAGAAGTGCAAGGTGATGCCCCAAAAAAGGAGCGTACCAAGCTCATTACCCCTCAGGTGGCCAAACTGGAGCACACCTATAAGCCAG TGCAGTTTGAGGGCTCTTTGGGAAAGCTTACTGTCTCTAGTGTGAATAATCCCCGAAAAATGATTGATGCTGTTGTGACGTCTCGGAGTGAGGACGAT gagacaaaagaaaaacaggttcGGGACAAAAGACGAAAAACCCTTGTCATAATTGAGAAG ACCTATAGTTTACTCCTTGATGTGGAGGATTATGAAAGGCGTTACCTCCTAAGTCTGGAAGAAGAGCGACCTGCCCTGATGGATGAAAGAAAGCACAAAATTTGTAGCATGTATGACAACTTAAGGGGGAAATTGCCTGGACAGGAGAG GCCCAGTGATGACCACTTTGTACAGATCATGTGCatcagaaaagggaagagaatggTTGCCCgtattcttcctttcctctccacaGAGCAAGCAGCTGACATTCTCATGACAACAGCCAGGAACCTCCCTTTTCTTATCAAGAAGGATGCACAAGATGAG gtgcTGCCATGCTTATTGagtcccttctctcttctcctctatcATCTTCCATCAGTGACTGTCACCAGCCTTCTGCAACAGCTAATGAACCTACCTCAGAGTGCAGCTGCACCAGCACCCGCCAATCCTCACCTCACTGCTGTGCTCCAGAACAAG TTCGGCCTGTCACTGCTCCTCGTCGTCCTGAGCCGTGGGGAAGACCTGCAGAGCTCAGACCCCACTTCAGAATCAACGCAAAGCAACCAGTG GACGGAGGTGATGTTCATGGCAACCCGAGAACTTCTGCGGATTCCCCAGGCAGCCCTGGCCAAGCCAATCTCTATACCCACAAATCTAGTATCCCTGTTTTCTCGTTACGTTGACCGACAGAAACTGAACTTGCTGGAGACAAAACTGCA GCTAGTTCAGGGGATACGATAA